Proteins from one Acropora muricata isolate sample 2 chromosome 9, ASM3666990v1, whole genome shotgun sequence genomic window:
- the LOC136929013 gene encoding adenosine receptor A3-like, with amino-acid sequence MSRLHDKMENHSSDALNETLSEVPLPYACLTWLPVLGLVGAVTVAINALAIIVYLKEQNLRKRTMYLIMSQAVADMCVGGISLPIDVSLSGFYCRLWKINPSPKGIWPSILIAVLFVFNMASVINLAAISLERTHATFRPLQHRAVKKWIFKAATAAVWITAVLSASYIYLDLFFALTGRGKFYSYLSILSCCFLIIVVSYTSIVVKTYGGKRLERHGAVNRERKLTKTLFIVTVVSLALLLPYIISFFLIFSKRPFYAFSNHTLHLHFFFVTLAYTNSMVNPILYALRIPEFKKVMSKFLASKSCS; translated from the exons ATGTCGAG GTTACACGATAAAATGGAAAATCATTCCTCAGATGCGCTTAATGAAACATTGTCTGAAGTCCCACTGCCATACGCATGCCTTACGTGGCTCCCAGTTCTTGGCCTCGTGGGTGCTGTGACAGTAGCAATAAACGCTCTCGCCATtattgtttacctgaaagaaCAGAATCTACGCAAGCGTACCATGTACTTAATAATGAGCCAGGCAGTTGCAGACATGTGTGTTGGAGGAATCTCGTTACCCATTGATGTTTCCCTTTCGGGCTTTTATTGCCGCCTTTGGAAGATCAACCCTTCCCCAAAGGGGATCTGGCCAAGTATTTTGATTGCAGTACTTTTCGTCTTTAACATGGCTTCAGTGATAAACCTTGCCGCCATTTCTTTGGAACGGACGCACGCCACATTTCGACCTTTGCAGCATCGTGCTGTCAAGAAGTGGATCTTTAAAGCTGCTACCGCAGCCGTTTGGATTACCGCTGTCCTAAGCGCATCTTACATCTACTTGGATTTATTCTTTGCATTAACCGGTCGCGGCAAGTTTTACTCGTATTTGTCAATATTATCGTGTTGTTTCCTTATTATCGTCGTTTCCTATACATCGATCGTTGTCAAAACGTACGGCGGAAAGCGTCTTGAACGCCACGGTGCAGTAAACCGAGAAAGGAAGCTCACAAAAACGCTGTTtattgtgacagttgtatccttggcgttgttgttgccatACATTATTTCCTTTTTCCTGATATTTTCCAAAAGACCGTTTTATGCCTTCTCCAATCATACCCTccatttgcatttcttttttgttactttAGCTTATACCAACTCTATGGTCAATCCAATTTTGTATGCTcttagaattccagagttcaaAAAGGTTATGTCGAAATTTTTAGCCAGTAAATCTTGCTCGTAG